One genomic segment of Streptomyces sp. RerS4 includes these proteins:
- a CDS encoding serine hydrolase domain-containing protein: MDALSEDLRPLPSTRRALRHRIAVAQSEGRSPSLVAAVVRGGEVVWEGSRTSVEGHGPDGNVQYRIGSITKTFTAVLVMRLRDEGLLDLSDPLGKHLPGTGADEVTIAQLLAHTGGLAAETPGPWWERSSAALRPSLAEVLGEEPFKHTPGRRHHYSNPGYTLLGSLVEALRGRPWEEALRAEVLEPLGLHRTSGRPQAPHAGGWAVHPWADVMMPEPAEDLGLMAAAGQLWSTTTDLARFGAFLARGDERVLSAESVREMRTPSAPPEPGFADLGYGLGLQFSTAGGRRLFGHSGSLPGFVAGLWWSEADDVAAVVLANCTSGVPAGTVAADLIGIVADAEPRFPTPWQPFPADAEVPLELCGTWYWGTAAHVLRLRADGSLELGPAGTSGRQARFRPEEDGTWTGLTGYYAGETLRPVRRADGTLSHLDLGSFVFTREPYDEGAPVPGGVDPQGWRGIG, translated from the coding sequence ATGGATGCCCTTTCCGAAGATCTGCGACCACTCCCTTCCACCCGCCGCGCGCTGCGGCACCGGATCGCCGTCGCGCAGAGCGAGGGGCGCTCCCCCTCGCTGGTGGCGGCCGTCGTACGTGGCGGGGAGGTGGTCTGGGAGGGGTCCCGCACCTCGGTGGAGGGCCACGGGCCGGACGGGAACGTCCAGTACCGGATCGGGTCGATCACCAAGACCTTCACGGCCGTTCTGGTCATGCGGCTGCGCGACGAGGGGCTGCTGGACCTCTCCGACCCCCTGGGCAAGCACCTTCCGGGAACCGGTGCCGACGAGGTGACCATCGCCCAACTGCTCGCCCACACGGGCGGATTGGCGGCCGAGACGCCCGGACCGTGGTGGGAGCGATCCTCCGCCGCCCTGCGGCCCTCGCTCGCCGAGGTGCTGGGCGAGGAGCCGTTCAAGCACACGCCGGGGCGCAGACACCACTACTCCAACCCGGGCTACACGCTGCTGGGCTCGCTCGTCGAGGCCCTGCGCGGCCGGCCCTGGGAGGAGGCGCTGCGCGCCGAGGTGCTGGAGCCGCTGGGGCTGCACCGTACGAGCGGCCGGCCACAGGCCCCGCACGCCGGCGGCTGGGCGGTGCACCCGTGGGCGGACGTGATGATGCCGGAGCCGGCCGAGGACCTGGGGCTCATGGCCGCGGCGGGTCAGCTGTGGTCCACGACGACCGACCTGGCGCGGTTCGGGGCCTTCCTCGCGCGGGGGGACGAGCGGGTGCTGAGCGCCGAGAGCGTACGGGAGATGCGTACCCCGTCCGCGCCTCCCGAGCCCGGCTTCGCCGACCTCGGCTACGGCCTGGGCCTCCAGTTCTCCACCGCCGGAGGGCGGCGCCTGTTCGGGCACAGCGGCTCCCTGCCCGGGTTCGTGGCCGGGCTGTGGTGGAGCGAGGCCGACGACGTGGCCGCGGTGGTCCTGGCGAACTGCACCTCCGGAGTGCCCGCGGGGACGGTGGCGGCGGACCTGATCGGGATCGTCGCCGACGCGGAACCGCGCTTTCCCACGCCGTGGCAGCCGTTCCCGGCGGATGCCGAGGTGCCGTTGGAGCTGTGCGGTACCTGGTACTGGGGCACCGCCGCCCATGTGCTGCGCCTGCGCGCGGACGGTTCCCTGGAGCTGGGCCCGGCGGGCACCAGCGGCCGCCAGGCCCGCTTCCGGCCCGAAGAGGACGGTACGTGGACCGGTCTGACGGGCTATTACGCGGGAGAGACGCTGCGGCCCGTACGTCGCGCCGACGGCACGCTGAGCCACCTGGACCTCGGGTCGTTCGTGTTCACGCGCGAGCCCTACGACGAGGGCGCACCGGTGCCCGGCGGAGTGGACCCGCAGGGCTGGCGGGGCATCGGCTGA
- a CDS encoding globin domain-containing protein encodes MLEARHHMDVPPTRSARPTGWIPSGGGATEPSPDAVLIRRTIAEIAPLADKVTSYFYALVFTSHPEVRGLFPAAMDAQRDRLLKALLTAAEHIDNPEVLIPYLRRLGTGHRKYGTVAAHYPAVGEALIGALARYAEHTWGPETEAAWVRAYTGISQTMIDAAAEDEARAPAWWLAEVVSHDLRTPDIAVVTVRPDQPYSFLAGQYTSLETPWWPRVWRHYSFASAPRADGLLSFHVKAVPAGWVSNALVRHARPGDVLRLGPPAGSMVVDHSTDNGMLCLGGGTGIAPIKALIEDVAEHGERRRMEVFFGARSDSDLYDKDTLLGLQRSHPWLSVRPVVGEGLAGQLPQAVGEHGPWSSYDAFISGPPAMIRSGVDALKRIGIPGERIRYDAVEELAGVAG; translated from the coding sequence ATGCTCGAAGCGAGGCACCACATGGACGTTCCGCCCACCAGATCGGCAAGACCGACGGGCTGGATACCCTCCGGAGGCGGCGCGACCGAGCCCTCCCCGGATGCCGTGCTCATCCGTCGGACCATCGCGGAGATCGCACCCCTCGCCGACAAGGTCACCTCGTACTTCTACGCCCTGGTCTTCACGAGCCACCCCGAGGTACGGGGACTGTTCCCCGCGGCCATGGACGCGCAGCGCGACCGGCTGCTGAAGGCCCTGCTGACGGCCGCCGAACACATCGACAACCCCGAGGTGCTCATCCCGTACCTGCGTCGGCTGGGTACCGGACACCGCAAGTACGGCACCGTGGCCGCGCACTATCCGGCCGTGGGCGAGGCGCTGATCGGGGCCTTGGCCCGCTACGCGGAGCACACCTGGGGGCCGGAGACCGAGGCGGCATGGGTGCGCGCCTACACCGGCATCTCCCAGACCATGATCGACGCCGCCGCCGAGGACGAGGCGAGGGCGCCGGCCTGGTGGCTCGCCGAGGTGGTCTCCCACGACCTGCGCACCCCCGACATCGCGGTCGTCACCGTCCGCCCCGACCAGCCCTACTCCTTCCTCGCGGGGCAGTACACGAGCCTGGAGACCCCGTGGTGGCCCCGGGTCTGGCGGCACTACTCCTTCGCCTCGGCGCCCCGGGCGGACGGTCTGCTGTCCTTCCACGTCAAGGCCGTGCCGGCCGGCTGGGTGTCCAACGCCCTCGTACGCCACGCCCGGCCAGGTGATGTCCTGCGGCTGGGCCCGCCCGCCGGGTCGATGGTGGTGGACCACAGCACCGACAACGGCATGCTCTGCCTGGGCGGCGGTACGGGCATCGCTCCGATCAAGGCCTTGATCGAGGACGTGGCCGAGCACGGTGAGCGGCGCCGGATGGAGGTCTTCTTCGGGGCGCGCAGCGACAGCGACCTCTACGACAAGGACACCCTGCTCGGGCTCCAGCGCTCCCACCCCTGGCTGTCGGTGCGGCCGGTGGTCGGCGAGGGGCTCGCGGGTCAGCTGCCGCAGGCGGTGGGGGAACACGGGCCGTGGAGCTCGTACGACGCCT
- a CDS encoding GNAT family N-acetyltransferase, translated as MTRSAEPDIRPATEADLPEIVAMLADDPLGATRESPDGLTPYRAALKRLTDDPHQHVVVAVRDGRVVGTLQLTIVPGLSRKGATRSIIEGVRVHADERGSGLGTRFIEWAIERSRQENCQLVQLTSDVTRVDAHRFYERLGFTASHVGFKLQL; from the coding sequence GTGACCCGATCCGCCGAGCCCGACATCCGTCCCGCCACCGAGGCCGATCTGCCGGAGATCGTCGCCATGCTCGCCGACGACCCGCTCGGCGCCACCCGCGAGTCGCCCGACGGCCTGACCCCCTACCGCGCGGCCCTCAAGCGCCTGACGGACGACCCCCACCAGCACGTGGTGGTCGCCGTCCGCGACGGGCGCGTCGTGGGCACCCTCCAGCTCACGATCGTTCCCGGACTGTCCCGCAAGGGCGCGACCCGCTCCATCATCGAAGGCGTACGGGTGCACGCGGACGAGCGCGGCAGCGGTCTGGGCACCCGGTTCATCGAGTGGGCCATCGAGCGGTCGCGGCAGGAGAACTGCCAACTCGTCCAACTCACCTCGGACGTCACCCGCGTCGACGCCCACCGCTTCTACGAGCGCCTGGGCTTCACCGCCTCGCACGTCGGCTTCAAGCTCCAGCTCTGA
- a CDS encoding winged helix DNA-binding domain-containing protein, which yields MSPSLPLVTSAERRHRLGRRHGLAPSARLATVGQAADAVVALHATDASTVFLSARARLADEGGPAVIERALYEEVGLVRMLSMRNTLFAVSTELAPYVDASTARSIAAKERRTLLKHLDADGQGLDAAWLAGVEAATLAALDAHGPSTGSQLSAAVPALRRKITIDRGKKYETETGVTTRVIRLLAADGRIRRDRPRGSWTSSQYRWVHTEPWPALPAAEARAEIARRWLRAYGPATEADFKWWTGWTLTDVRKALAAVGPEQVRLDDGTTALVSPGDTSPEPAPEPWAALLPALDPSAMGWAHRGFHLDPIHRPALFDYAGNIGPTVWWNGRIVGGWAQRADGEVVWRLLENPGRAAEEAIAAEAARLAGWVGDARITPRFRTPLERELIA from the coding sequence GTGAGCCCCAGCCTGCCCCTCGTCACGAGCGCCGAACGGCGCCACCGCCTCGGCCGACGGCACGGCCTGGCCCCGTCGGCCCGACTGGCCACGGTCGGCCAGGCCGCGGACGCGGTCGTCGCCCTGCACGCCACGGACGCCTCGACCGTCTTCCTCTCCGCCCGAGCCCGACTGGCCGATGAGGGCGGCCCGGCGGTGATCGAGCGGGCCCTGTACGAGGAGGTCGGCCTCGTCCGCATGCTCAGCATGCGCAACACGCTCTTCGCCGTCTCCACCGAGCTCGCGCCCTACGTGGACGCGTCCACCGCCCGGAGCATCGCGGCGAAGGAGCGACGGACCCTCCTCAAGCACCTCGACGCCGACGGTCAGGGACTCGACGCCGCATGGCTGGCGGGGGTCGAGGCGGCCACCCTCGCCGCCCTCGACGCGCACGGGCCCTCGACCGGCAGCCAACTGAGCGCCGCGGTGCCCGCGCTCCGCCGGAAGATCACGATCGACCGGGGCAAGAAGTACGAGACGGAGACCGGGGTCACCACCCGGGTCATCCGGCTCCTGGCCGCCGACGGACGGATCCGCCGCGACCGGCCCCGGGGGTCGTGGACCTCCAGCCAGTACCGCTGGGTGCACACCGAACCGTGGCCCGCCCTGCCCGCCGCCGAAGCTCGGGCCGAGATCGCCCGCCGCTGGCTGCGCGCCTACGGGCCCGCCACCGAGGCCGACTTCAAATGGTGGACCGGCTGGACCCTGACCGACGTACGCAAGGCCCTCGCGGCCGTGGGCCCCGAGCAGGTCCGCCTCGACGACGGCACGACGGCCCTGGTCAGCCCGGGTGACACCAGCCCCGAACCCGCTCCGGAGCCCTGGGCCGCACTGCTGCCCGCCCTCGACCCCAGCGCCATGGGCTGGGCCCACCGGGGTTTCCACCTCGACCCCATCCACCGGCCGGCCCTCTTCGACTACGCGGGCAACATCGGCCCGACCGTGTGGTGGAACGGCCGGATCGTCGGCGGCTGGGCGCAGCGCGCCGACGGAGAGGTCGTCTGGCGGCTGCTGGAAAACCCCGGTCGCGCCGCCGAGGAGGCGATCGCCGCCGAGGCCGCCCGGCTCGCCGGCTGGGTGGGCGACGCCCGCATCACGCCGCGCTTCCGCACCCCGCTGGAACGCGAACTGATCGCCTGA
- a CDS encoding GNAT family N-acetyltransferase encodes MTPPPLIDLPIRALRMADLRHCADLSEDRGWPREDHKWGLLLAAGNGYGIDAPDGEGLAAVCVVTRYGDHQVKPDLAAIGMVLVADRYARRGLGRRLMTHVCDEVLDGVPLTLHATPYGRPLYEELGFETTGRAEMLRGHFRPSPGDPEPAVGTASGTVRPATAEDLVGIIRLDTEVFGTDRTHIITRLPAFVDRLLVAEDGSGILVGYAAAWPNMETHVIGPLIAKDTATAQALVASLAALTDRPLRTDVDVRHEELLAWLKERGLASVAFNAVMTRGLPGLPGDWTRRWAPLTVAAG; translated from the coding sequence GTGACACCACCACCGCTCATCGACCTGCCGATCCGCGCGCTGAGGATGGCCGACCTCCGTCACTGCGCCGACCTCTCCGAGGACCGTGGCTGGCCACGCGAGGACCACAAGTGGGGGCTGCTGCTCGCCGCCGGGAACGGCTACGGCATCGACGCGCCTGATGGCGAGGGGCTCGCTGCCGTCTGTGTCGTCACCCGCTACGGAGACCACCAGGTCAAACCGGATCTCGCCGCCATCGGGATGGTCCTCGTCGCCGACCGGTACGCCCGCAGGGGCTTGGGACGGCGCCTCATGACCCACGTGTGCGACGAGGTCCTCGACGGGGTCCCGCTCACGCTGCACGCCACCCCGTACGGCCGGCCGCTCTACGAGGAGCTCGGCTTCGAGACCACGGGCCGCGCGGAAATGCTCCGGGGCCACTTCCGCCCGTCGCCCGGTGACCCCGAACCTGCCGTCGGCACCGCTTCCGGCACCGTGCGACCGGCCACGGCCGAGGACCTCGTCGGAATCATCCGCCTGGACACCGAGGTGTTCGGCACCGACCGGACCCACATCATCACGCGCCTGCCCGCTTTCGTGGACCGCCTGCTGGTGGCCGAGGACGGTTCCGGGATTCTCGTCGGGTACGCGGCCGCCTGGCCCAACATGGAGACCCATGTCATCGGCCCGCTGATCGCGAAGGACACGGCGACGGCCCAGGCGCTGGTGGCCTCACTGGCCGCCCTCACCGATCGCCCCCTGCGGACCGATGTCGACGTACGCCACGAGGAGCTCCTCGCCTGGCTCAAGGAGCGCGGTCTGGCGTCGGTGGCCTTCAACGCCGTCATGACCCGTGGCCTCCCCGGCCTGCCCGGCGACTGGACCCGACGCTGGGCGCCGCTCACCGTGGCCGCAGGCTGA
- a CDS encoding HAD-IB family phosphatase, whose translation MTLLHLFDLDGTLMYGSAAPVEISRQLGVSEEIAELERAFAAREIGPHQFSMAARELWSDLTSAHVRAAFDGSPWLSGIRDVWAEIRERGDYCAVISLSPSFFVELLLEWGAHAAHGSVFPEVPFTRPVEAAGILTPEGKVDVADRLCARFGVGRSDCVAYGDSLTDAVLFEAVPRSVAVNARPYLAERATHVYEGRDLREAYQLVAVARPVADAS comes from the coding sequence ATGACGCTCTTGCACCTCTTCGATCTCGACGGAACGCTGATGTACGGCTCGGCGGCGCCGGTCGAGATCTCCCGGCAGTTGGGCGTGAGCGAGGAGATCGCGGAGCTGGAGCGGGCCTTCGCCGCACGCGAGATCGGACCGCACCAGTTCTCGATGGCGGCCCGGGAACTCTGGTCGGACCTGACTTCCGCACACGTCAGGGCGGCCTTCGACGGCTCCCCCTGGCTTTCGGGGATCCGGGACGTCTGGGCGGAGATCCGTGAGCGCGGCGACTACTGCGCCGTGATCTCCCTGTCCCCCTCCTTCTTCGTCGAACTGCTGCTGGAGTGGGGCGCGCACGCCGCACACGGCTCGGTGTTCCCGGAGGTCCCCTTCACGCGGCCCGTCGAGGCGGCCGGGATCCTGACCCCCGAGGGCAAGGTGGACGTCGCCGACCGGCTGTGCGCGCGGTTCGGGGTGGGCCGCTCCGACTGTGTCGCCTACGGAGACTCGCTGACCGACGCCGTCCTCTTCGAGGCGGTTCCCCGATCGGTGGCGGTGAACGCGCGACCGTATCTGGCGGAGCGCGCGACCCACGTTTACGAGGGTCGTGACCTGCGCGAGGCATACCAACTCGTCGCTGTGGCACGCCCGGTAGCCGACGCATCTTAA